The genomic region TGAAATCACATAAATACCGCTGCTTCTATCTGATCACAAGAGCTCGTTATCTGATTCCATGTGGAATGCATTGCAAGTAATAAGTGTCGAAAGAAAAACAAGGCAAAGACTAAAAACATATTCTCATCAAGCTCACCTACTTTTGTGTATTGTGCATCGGATTATGAATCATCATCTAGAATTTAAGGCGTGGCCACTATTTGAAAAAATAGCATTTAATGACATTAAATCAGATGATGTGCACTATACCTTCCGACACCTCCGATTCCAGCACATCGCAGAAAGGTGGAGCCCAGCCAGGATCACAGTGACACTTGCTCTGATGGTTACAAACCTGTTGGAAATCCATTCAGTCAGTTTGGGATGCTTCGAatattgaatgtgtgtgtggtgaACATTTTCACCCCGTGGTTGTTGCATTTGGCGGAGCAGTCATCGGTTCCATATGTTCTTATGTTTCTGATGTCATGACACTTTTGGTTGTAGCATACCTTAAAGATGGATCAAAACACATTTTAGCTCACGTAAGCAACAATCAAAAGCGATATTTATATTTACCATATTGTTGCCACACTTGGTACCAGTGGGCACCATGCCCAGGTCTGCAGGGTAGTTGTCTTCTGGGTTCATGGTCGCCTCGTTACATTCTTCGTTGCCTACTTTGTAAAAGGACTTCCTAGATGTCACTGGGAACCCCCATCCTCCCGTGCAAAAAAGTGTGCCGCATGATTGCTCTCTGGTGccaaacaatacaaaacaattCATCACTAAACCAAGAAAGAAACTGAGATCTTATGTCACTGTGTGAAAACCTACGAGCCAAAACATCGACGCCCAAACAGGCTCTTTCTGCAACCTCCATGCTGGAAGTAACAAGCATCTGCAGATACCTCCGCATCTATAAAGAAGGCACAAATTGATTCAACAATCCCATTACAAGAGGACTCACAAGATTGAATTCAAATATTGCAAACATTCACCGCTAATACAGAAAAAATCCAactgaattaaaaatatatatatttgtggtTGAACGCAGGGAGCCgatgcggaaaaaaaaaatctgtgttttACCTGGTCCCCACAATCTCTTGCAATGTTGCTGCCGCGACGGACACTGTCCGTTGTAGCAGTATCCTTTCCCACGGTTGCACGGCAGGCCGTTCTGGGCGTAGGCGTCGGGAGGACAGGAGGCAGACAGTCCAGTGCAGTGTTCTGCCAAGTCGCAGTTCCCCGTCTTCGGCCGACAGACGCTGCCTGACGCTTTCAGCTGCAAATGGTGATGGACAAATGTGATTATTTACACACAACTGACGAGCCTGTAAATGGTCACAGCCACAGAGTAGCACTTGGAGTATCACGTGGAGATTGTATATGACGCACTTGACAGTTGTGGCAGCATTCACCCTCAGCACACTGGGCTCCTCCGCTAAACTTGCAGTTAGTAGCGTTGCAACAGGGATTCTTGCATTCCTTGGAAGTGAGCAGAATATTACAATCCAACCTTCCTTGTTTCGCTTTGGTCTTGTAAATATTTGCACGAGCCCAGCGTACCTCTACGGTTCCACAGTCACACTCCTCGCCAGGCTCCAGGAAAGCATTGCCACACACTGGCCCGCCATAAATACGGCCAGTCGAGGGTGTATCCAATAGACAAGCTGGGTTGATCTCCTCCAGGAATCTGTTGAGCTGCTGCTTGCTGCAGCTGCTGAACATCTCCGGAGGCACGGGACTAAAGGAACATTTTAAGACGCCCTGATGTTATCATTGTTTTGGAGAGTGCAGCAGTCAAATCAGACTTAGTCAAGGCTTAAATTAGTTTACCCGACACTCTCTGCCATAATGCAGCCTTTCTTTGACGTCAAAGAACCACAGATGCAATTTTCTGTATCATGAGATAAGCCCAAGTTGTGACCCATCTCGTGGGCAATCGTGGAGGACACTCCAATTGCGTTATTGTTATGATCCTGCGTGCACAGTAGAGGTGTGTTAGGACAAGTGGAAACATATGAAATCGGACAACCACCCACATTTAGAAAATATCCTTCGAGAAGCCATAAACAGCTGTCAAGTGTATTTAGGGACTGAATGTTGAGGCAATTTAGAAGACTTAGAGAGGAATATTCACAAAGTTACATGAAGTAACTATCATTTGATATTCAGCATGGTAGCTTTTTTGTAACAAGGAAATGTGTAAACTGGTTGTTTTCGATTGATCATATCTTGAAGAAGATTCGACTACTCGGCTGCATCCAGCAAATGTGCTGTTGAGTCAGTCTTGCCTCGTAAGTTGCTGTCTAAAGGACAACATGACATCAGCTATGGGAAATCCATATCTCCATTTCAGCACAACTCTTCACAACATTATTCTGATCAATAGGCAGGCTAACCCATTTCGTCCATTGCACAACGATTCATGACATTCCTTACAACcacttgaaagaaaagaaagcaccAACCTCATTTACCGCCCCCGAGCTTGACGTGCACATGGCATTTGTGTTGGCCAGACCAACCGTGGTGCCTTCGAAATCCAAGCCTCTAAACAATAAAAAGAGAACATTTTTCACATCCGAGTCAGAGCAGATGTAAGCCGTTTTCGTCTGAGTCTTACGTGATGAATTGTGCGTTGTCATGCTTCAACCTCGGCAGGAGGTTCCGCTGGCGCCACTCAAGAAAGCGGCTGAGCGTTTGCTCAGGTTTGGAACTGACCTCTATTTGATCTCTGTACGACCAGATATCAAGTCCTACTAACATCACACGGACACCCACAGGACGATACAGCTGGAACATAATAGCAGAATGCACATGAGCACATTCAAAGGGAAAGTATATAAGATGGATAAGTAAATATAGTGTGTGGAGAAAAGTTCAAGAGTGAGTCAGACACGGCGCTACAAACCACATGAACAAGGATATACTGGGGCTATAATCCTGTCACAGACCACCAGTGTTGGGTCTACAGTCTGATGAGTCACAGACATTGGCCCAATTGTTGGAAAATATGCAAACTTGCAAAGTGTGTGAATCGCCTCTGCTTAAGTGTTAAGATTCACAGTTTAAGTGAGAGAACTTCTCCTTTTAATCATTTGAAGGGAACAGGTCGTATCAGCACAGTTTTTTCTCGATTTCTGCTACCCAGACGCAAAGGAAATGCAGTGAGTGCATGCACAGGAAATCTCCCAGactgcgtggaaaaaaaaatctacagttGTGTGAATTTTAGAATGAACTTATTTCACAGTGGTGACTATTTTTGTCTGTGTGAAAAGCACGTACCCTGTCAACGTTGTTTGCTATTTCAAGCACTCTGGCTTCCACTGTCCTTTTATTGCCGAATTTCTTGTACTGGAAGAAAAACATTTCGATAAGTACAATTTCCCGATGTGGGAATGCATATTGAAATCAAATACAGTATTTTATTGATATGAAAAACAGGAATGAAACCTCTGTGTTGTCGACCACCACAGCGAGCTCCACAGTTCTGGGTTTTCGTTCTCCGTTTTTGGTCTGGCCTCTGCTTCTCTGAGAAAGTTGAACATTTTATAAGAAAACCAAAAACATTAAACAAGCTATACAGTAGGATGGTTGGACTTTTGACAGGCTGTGGGTAATGTAGTGTTCACATATGTGGAACTGAATTGCGTCTCGAGGCAAAATTGGGTGCGCTACTTGTCTGCAACCAGCAGAGGCACTGTAGATTCAGCCTTCTTTAGACTGAGACCAACATCATATCAGTTATGGGACAGTCACACTCTAAAGTTTGAACTTAATAACAAAATGCTTAGATCCTGGTTTGACCAGTGGAGTATATTTATAGTGTGTGCCTGTCAGTCTGTGTCCATGCTGTGCGTGTCTTTACCAGACTACTGAGCTTGAACACTCCAGACGGAGGCGATACGTGATCATAGTACATGGTTGTGTTCCCATGGGAACAGGAGCTTCTCTTCCTTCTCAGATGTTTATAATTGTAAATTGCATGAAGACCTTCATCAGTGTGAACTTCAGCCTGCTGTGAGGTCAAAGGTTCTATCAGGTACGTCTGATCCTGGAGGCGTACAAACCCCCTGTAGGGAGAAAGAGGAACTTTAGAGATGATGGAGAGAGATGAGCATTGCCCTAATGTCAAACTAAAGTCCCGTTTCTCAGTCTtgttaatagaaaatatgaactataCAACAAAAGCACCTTAAGAAGACCGAGACATCTGGATCTCATACTCGATCTTATTAATTCTGATTGAGGAAATGGCTGTCGTGGAGTCTGTATTTAACATGTGGACATGAGTCATGGTGGGCAGTCTCAAGCCATAATGACTTTAAGTAAATTTGTCATGCCATGCTTTGGTAGCAATAACCTGTTTGCAATCACATTACAAGaagtggagtgtgtgtgtgtgtgtcttactTTAATCCTGAGCACAGCTCCATGCTGGCAGAGGAGTCGTCGACTCCCACGACATGCCCGTGGTAGTAGCAGTGATTCTGAACATGTCAGGAAAAGACGGATTTGAACATCCAATGACAGCATAACATAATGCCAATCTTGATGTGTTGCACTTTATGAGTCATAGTGAGAGGGAAGTGATAAATCAGCAACATAGATTCCTAATCA from Syngnathus typhle isolate RoL2023-S1 ecotype Sweden linkage group LG8, RoL_Styp_1.0, whole genome shotgun sequence harbors:
- the adam8a gene encoding disintegrin and metalloproteinase domain-containing protein 8a → MTQFRDLIWSFFLVLGSAWTLPHVMKYQTVTPQKLNNLSHISNVATHQKYPDVLQYSVRIAGQNCTLHLEKNKELIGETFSVTHYSEKGTQITAMPGLENHCYYHGHVVGVDDSSASMELCSGLKGFVRLQDQTYLIEPLTSQQAEVHTDEGLHAIYNYKHLRRKRSSCSHGNTTMYYDHVSPPSGVFKLSSLRSRGQTKNGERKPRTVELAVVVDNTEYKKFGNKRTVEARVLEIANNVDRLYRPVGVRVMLVGLDIWSYRDQIEVSSKPEQTLSRFLEWRQRNLLPRLKHDNAQFITGLDFEGTTVGLANTNAMCTSSSGAVNEDHNNNAIGVSSTIAHEMGHNLGLSHDTENCICGSLTSKKGCIMAESVGPVPPEMFSSCSKQQLNRFLEEINPACLLDTPSTGRIYGGPVCGNAFLEPGEECDCGTVEECKNPCCNATNCKFSGGAQCAEGECCHNCQLKASGSVCRPKTGNCDLAEHCTGLSASCPPDAYAQNGLPCNRGKGYCYNGQCPSRQQHCKRLWGPDAEVSADACYFQHGGCRKSLFGRRCFGSEQSCGTLFCTGGWGFPVTSRKSFYKVGNEECNEATMNPEDNYPADLGMVPTGTKCGNNMVCYNQKCHDIRNIRTYGTDDCSAKCNNHGVCNHQSKCHCDPGWAPPFCDVLESEVSEGGGLGLVVTLVVSLLICTALLIGGFMCCSRKRQLPKRGLQSTSGQTNPLFRSSNARGSPHLRSTTISQPTFVESSAAQVRKPLSSSMPGSSKMMFKPCRTAPEPTKKKPTVPQPSNIQQGFRPHLQPPPVPGKPIYSEARPLPPSRPLPPLASKPFTTPKPVTPPVKPKPASVPPQLPHTQLISGRAALTPLSRPR